A segment of the Deltaproteobacteria bacterium genome:
TTTCAGGTTCGCGAGAAATTAAATCGTCAGCCGCTTTCAATTTGGTGAACTCATGTTGCCTTTCTTAACTCAAGATCATTCCGCGCTCCAAGCCCAAGTCAGGCTGTGGGCGGAAAAGAATTTGTTCGCCGGCCACGAGAGCGAAGCTGATCTTGATCAGCGCGCGAGAGATTTGATCAAGCAGTTCGCAACAGCAGGTTTTTTGCAGCACGCAGTGCCAAAAAAGTTCGGCGGTTCGCGGGAAAAAGTCGCGGCGCGCGATCTCTGCATTCTGCGCGAAGAGCTGGCGCGCGGCGACGCGCTCGCCGATACCATGTTCGCGCTGCAAGGGCTGGGCAGTTTTCCGATTACGCTGGCGGGCAGTGCGGCCCAAAAACAAAACTATTTGCCGCGAGTTGCCAGCGGCGACGCGATTGCTGCTTTTGCGATCACCGAACCGGAAGTGGGTTCGGATGTCGCTTCGCTACAGACGAAGGCGGTGCGCCGTGGGGAAGAATTCGTTTTGAACGGTACCAAGCGATTTATTTCCAATGCCGGCATCGCGGATTTCTACGTTGTCTTTGCATCGACGGCGCCGGAGAAAAAAGCCAAGGGCTTGAGCGCTTTCATCGTCGACGAGAGCACGCCCGGTTTGGCCGTGACGGAAAAAACTAAACTGCTTTCGCCGCACCCGATCGGCGTTCTCGA
Coding sequences within it:
- a CDS encoding acyl-CoA dehydrogenase gives rise to the protein MLPFLTQDHSALQAQVRLWAEKNLFAGHESEADLDQRARDLIKQFATAGFLQHAVPKKFGGSREKVAARDLCILREELARGDALADTMFALQGLGSFPITLAGSAAQKQNYLPRVASGDAIAAFAITEPEVGSDVASLQTKAVRRGEEFVLNGTKRFISNAGIADFYVVFASTAPEKKAKGLSAFIVDESTPGLAVTEKTKLLSPHPIGVLEFTDCMVPESALLGAEGEGLKIALETLDLLRCSVGAAAVGFAQRALEEAIRYSKARRQFGRAIAEFQGIEFKLAEMATELEAARLLVYQAAWAHDCGNADAKQKSSMAKFYATEAAQRIVDQGLQIHGGVGLIAGSIMERLYRDVRALRIYEGTSEIQKLVIARALLK